The Rhizobium sp. WSM4643 genome contains the following window.
AACCTCAGCGTATTTTTATAAATTGCCTTTGCATAAACATCCTTATCTCCTGAAGAAAAATGGATTCGTATCTGTTATTCGACATTTTCTCTTATTTTAAACGTAACAATCCCCTGGCGTTTCATTGCCTTATGCGAGTTCAATGTGTGTCATTATTGTACAATACACCCCAAAAACGTTCACTTGCTGTTAATTACACCCTTGACTCTCAGTATTAAGATATCCTTAATCGGGCGGCTCGCTAAAGGTCAGAATTGACCTAGCAAAGAACAATTCAAGGAGAGAACCGATGGCTGTTCACGCAACCGACGATAGTGCAACATTCCTGGAAACTGACGCCATTTCAGGAAATCTGCTTTCCAACGACTCATCCGATAACGGACACCTGTTCCTGCGCGCCTTCGACGGTGCGAGCGTTGGCGCCAAGAGCGGCAACAGCCAGGTCACAGAGATCCAGGGCGACTACGGCACCTTCTTCGTCAAGCCTGACGGTAGTTACACTTATGTCCTGAGCGACGCTGCCAAGATCGGCTTCACCAATGGTGAATTGATCCAAGAGAAGGTCTCGTACAAGATCTCCGACGGCAGCGGTCATACCGATTTTGGCCTGTTCACTCTGAACATTCAGGGCGTAACCCAGGTCAAGCCGATTGCGGTCGACGATCACTACAGCTTCAACGAAGGCGACGTCATTGGCGGCAACGCCCTGGACAACGATATTGCCGGCGACAATGGCAAGCTCTTCCTCCGTCAGTTCGATGGCAAGGCTGTAAACGGCGATCCGAGCGCAACGACCAACGTCACCGGCGCCTACGGTACGTTCCATGTGAAGGCAGATGGCTCATTCACCTATGATCTGGCAGCGGATATCGCTCCGGGCGATCACGTCACGGAAACCGTCCAGTATTACAAGATCTCGGACGGCGAAGGCCACACCGATGCCGGCATTCTGACGCTCAATATCACGGGCACGGATTTTGTCTCCGGCGCCAGCGTCTGATCGTCAACACCCAGTCAATAAACGATGCCCGCCGCGCAGACGGCGGGCATTGTTCATGCAAGTTGAGTTCCTCAAGAGAATAGGTGCTCAGCTGTCTGCGACCAGATAAATCGCTTCGAGGCTTTCAGCAAGGCGCGAAACGACCACGCCCAGAAACGCACGAATTACGTTCCATCCGGGCATCGGTTTATCGGGCCGCGCTTGTTCCGGCATCCTACGCAGCGCTCCTATTCGGCTTGTGTAAAGCGGCGTCCCGTCTGTCGGAAATACCCGATAAAATCGAGGTGGGTGTAAACGGCCCTCTGGTCCTGTCCGCCTATCGGGTCTCATACCACCGTGTTGTCCAGCAACATCAGGGGGTACCCGCCGATGTGAAATGTTGACGCCATATCGGTCGTGTTCGGGAGGCCCTACTTTCTTGACAATGATAAGCTAGGCAGGTTTAAGAGTCTCTCATTAGCGCGGGGACTTTGATGATCTACTCGCTTCAGTACCTAAGGGCGCTGGCCGCCACTGCCGTGGTCATTTTCCACATTGGACTAATCTTTGGCTGGAACTGGCGACCAATGGCTGCCGGCGTCGATCTGTTCTTCCTGATCAGCGGCTTCATAATGTGGTCCGTAACGGCTAACAAACAAACGAGGCCGGGCGAGTTTCTAGCGCGTCGCTTGATAAAGATCGTTCCTCTCTATTGGCTCTTCACTGCCGTGTTCGTTGTCGGGGTGACATTATCACCTGGGCCGTTTAACAACCATACGTCGCAGCCACTACAGGTTGTTATGTCATTGTTCTTCATCCCCTATTACGATCAAAGCGGAAAAATAATACCTGCCTTGGATGTCGGCTGGACACTCAACTATGAGATGTTCTTCTATTTGATTTTTTCGCTTTCCTTGCTGCTTCGTGAGCGCTATCGCCTACCGTGCATCACCCTGACCTTAGTGTCCCTCGTCCTGGCTGGAGCGCTCCCCTTCAAAAATGCGCCATTCGAGGTAGCCACGTCCCCTATGCTTGTGGAGTTTGCTGCAGGAATTTTGATAGCAGCTTGGCACCAGTCTGGCCGCTCTCTCACCAGAGGCGCGGATCTGCTTTTCATCGTTGCCGGCCTAATCGGCATCGCACTTTCGTTCATTATGCAGCCACTGGAAGGCACTGCCGGGCGTGTTTTGATGTGGGGCCTTCCTGCGGCGTTGATACTCTTTGGGGCGTTGTCCTACGAAAAGAACCACAGAGTGTGGCGGATCGAATGGCTAAAGATGCTCGGGGACGCCTCCTATGCCACTTATCTATCGCACCCGATTACAATCGCCGTCTGCAAATACTTGCTTTCCAAGGCTGGCCTTGAACGGCGGGATATAGCGCTGAGCCAGCAGTTGCTTCTTTTCACGCTGACATTCTTGGCGCTGATGGTAGTTGGCGTCGCCTGCTATTATCTCTTTGACAAGCCATCTCATGATTTTCTGCGCCGACGGATAAACAAATTTGGGAAAAGGCCGGCCGTCAGATCAAGCCCTCTTCAATAACGAAGCGCTTACGAACTTAGTTAGCCAGTCCCGTACGGATCGCGAGCGACGCGACACTTTCGAGCGCAGTTTCTATGTTTCGACCTGCCATGACCGCCGAAACTTGCAAATCAATACTTCATAATTCCCGTGAGATCGCCAATTCAGGGCGTTGGGTATTCTTTGCATGCGGCTAAAAAAACCGCATTGCGATTACTTGCTGCAACGCTGTCGGAATCGCGCCGTCGCAGCCTCTCCAACGCTCGTCCAGGTTTGATCGAAGATTGGACGAAGCTGTGGGCTGATCTCTTTTATCGTGGCGTTGACCCTGCAACGATCGCCCAGTTTCAGCATCGTCGTGAGATCGCTATCGAGCGCACGCTTTGCCGCGGCAAGCGTTGCATCGGTAAAATCGTTCCAGAAATAAAACCGCGTCAGAATCATCACCTGGTCGTAGGGCGCGAGCACGACCGAACGCTTCATAATCTCTGCGATCGCGACCGGCTCTTCCGCAATTGTCGACTCCACGGCCGCAAGGCGAAGCCAAAAATTGCTGTTCGTCGGCATGCATGAAAGCGCATACCGCAGATACTGGCGGGCACTCGACGCCGCAACGGCCCAGGCATCGTAGTTGACAT
Protein-coding sequences here:
- a CDS encoding Ig-like domain-containing protein, encoding MAVHATDDSATFLETDAISGNLLSNDSSDNGHLFLRAFDGASVGAKSGNSQVTEIQGDYGTFFVKPDGSYTYVLSDAAKIGFTNGELIQEKVSYKISDGSGHTDFGLFTLNIQGVTQVKPIAVDDHYSFNEGDVIGGNALDNDIAGDNGKLFLRQFDGKAVNGDPSATTNVTGAYGTFHVKADGSFTYDLAADIAPGDHVTETVQYYKISDGEGHTDAGILTLNITGTDFVSGASV
- a CDS encoding acyltransferase family protein, with the translated sequence MIYSLQYLRALAATAVVIFHIGLIFGWNWRPMAAGVDLFFLISGFIMWSVTANKQTRPGEFLARRLIKIVPLYWLFTAVFVVGVTLSPGPFNNHTSQPLQVVMSLFFIPYYDQSGKIIPALDVGWTLNYEMFFYLIFSLSLLLRERYRLPCITLTLVSLVLAGALPFKNAPFEVATSPMLVEFAAGILIAAWHQSGRSLTRGADLLFIVAGLIGIALSFIMQPLEGTAGRVLMWGLPAALILFGALSYEKNHRVWRIEWLKMLGDASYATYLSHPITIAVCKYLLSKAGLERRDIALSQQLLLFTLTFLALMVVGVACYYLFDKPSHDFLRRRINKFGKRPAVRSSPLQ